A genomic segment from Streptosporangium roseum DSM 43021 encodes:
- a CDS encoding ABC transporter ATP-binding protein, producing MLLEIKDIHVHYGKIAALKGISVEVNEGEIVTLIGANGAGKTTTLKTISGLRGLSSGTITFDGKDISKLPGHKRVMAGLGQAPEGRGVFPGMTVYDNLLMGAYTRSGDFGDDLAEVFELFPRLAERKTQMGGTMSGGEQQMLAIGRALMAKPKVLLLDEPSMGLAPLMVQQIFSIIEEINRRGTTVLLVEQNAQQALKLAHRAYVLETGKVVKSAPAADLLDDPDVQAAYLGGGLGHDAPPERDGAESRDVPGEQA from the coding sequence ATGCTTCTTGAGATCAAGGACATCCATGTCCACTACGGCAAGATCGCGGCGCTCAAGGGCATCTCGGTCGAGGTGAACGAGGGCGAGATCGTCACGCTCATCGGAGCGAACGGGGCGGGCAAGACCACGACCCTGAAGACGATCTCGGGCCTGCGCGGTCTGTCGTCGGGCACCATCACCTTCGACGGCAAGGACATCAGCAAGCTGCCCGGCCACAAGCGGGTCATGGCGGGCCTGGGACAGGCGCCCGAGGGCCGGGGCGTCTTCCCCGGCATGACGGTGTACGACAACCTGCTCATGGGCGCCTACACGCGCTCCGGGGACTTCGGCGACGACCTGGCAGAGGTCTTCGAGCTGTTCCCGCGCCTGGCCGAGCGCAAGACGCAGATGGGCGGCACGATGTCGGGCGGCGAGCAGCAGATGCTGGCCATCGGCCGGGCGCTGATGGCCAAGCCGAAGGTCCTGCTGCTGGACGAGCCGTCGATGGGCCTGGCGCCGCTGATGGTGCAGCAGATCTTCTCCATCATCGAGGAGATCAATCGGCGGGGCACCACGGTGCTGCTGGTGGAGCAGAACGCCCAGCAGGCGCTGAAGCTCGCCCACCGGGCCTATGTGCTGGAGACCGGGAAGGTGGTCAAGAGCGCGCCCGCCGCGGATCTGCTCGACGACCCCGACGTGCAGGCCGCCTATCTCGGCGGCGGTCTCGGTCACGACGCGCCGCCGGAGCGGGACGGGGCGGAGAGCCGCGACGTGCCGGGCGAGCAGGCGTGA
- a CDS encoding DUF4352 domain-containing protein: MRTSLIRFTGAALSGVLLVGCTGTGQPRSAAPSATPTATYELAPRPVRPGERPINAAPVTDSDGRFQVIGLQTGLGILFGSHAEWPAKGQYVVVRIVVENPARANSRFDAKRQKLITADGAAYSIDRFAQAIKRQPDTLPLGAGVRIEMDLWFDIPKKAKVAAVRLFGEPSLGIRGSTDGVEVPLT, encoded by the coding sequence GTGCGAACCTCCCTGATACGGTTCACCGGGGCCGCCCTGTCCGGCGTGCTCCTCGTCGGCTGCACCGGGACCGGCCAGCCGCGATCCGCCGCTCCCTCGGCCACCCCCACCGCCACCTACGAGCTGGCCCCGCGCCCGGTCCGCCCCGGCGAGCGTCCGATCAACGCCGCACCCGTGACCGACAGCGACGGCCGCTTCCAGGTGATCGGCCTGCAGACGGGCCTGGGCATCCTGTTCGGCTCCCACGCCGAATGGCCGGCCAAAGGCCAGTACGTGGTCGTGCGCATCGTCGTGGAGAACCCCGCCCGCGCCAACTCCAGGTTCGACGCCAAGCGGCAGAAGCTCATCACCGCCGACGGCGCGGCCTACAGCATCGACAGGTTCGCGCAGGCCATCAAACGCCAGCCCGACACGCTCCCTCTCGGCGCCGGGGTCAGGATCGAGATGGACCTGTGGTTCGACATCCCCAAGAAGGCCAAGGTCGCCGCCGTCCGGCTGTTCGGCGAACCGTCACTCGGCATCCGCGGAAGCACCGACGGCGTCGAGGTCCCCCTGACCTGA
- a CDS encoding branched-chain amino acid ABC transporter substrate-binding protein: protein MLAAGVALTLGLAACGDGGTEAKPADGGSSAAASGTVKIGFMGDLTGPNAGIVIPPRNGAKLVIDEYNKTNPAVKVELVEYDSQGDPSKAVALAQQAIKTDKVASMIGPAFSGESAQVGPVLEEAAIPSITASATNTKLAENGWKFWHRILPNDSVQGPGIADFIAGAAAAKNVFVIDDKSEYGKPLADAVRTQLTSKGAKVTDDSLDPAESDFSSVVNKVAAAKPDAIFFGGYYAAAGNLLKQLRDKGVKDAKFFSGDGSLDRGLIDGAGAPNAEGALVGCPCYIATPDVTDAKVKGFADAYKAAFSADPSIYAAEGYDAATVFIEAIKAGNTTPDKINTFIGTVDLAGVSKQVKFGPNGEVEAKDIYMYQVKDGAITLLGKAAEAKLG, encoded by the coding sequence GTGCTCGCTGCCGGTGTGGCGCTCACCCTCGGTCTCGCTGCCTGTGGTGACGGCGGCACGGAGGCCAAGCCGGCGGACGGCGGCTCCAGCGCTGCCGCTTCCGGCACCGTCAAGATCGGCTTCATGGGCGACCTGACCGGCCCCAACGCCGGCATCGTCATCCCGCCGAGGAATGGTGCGAAGCTCGTCATCGACGAGTACAACAAGACCAACCCGGCCGTGAAGGTCGAGCTGGTGGAATACGACAGCCAGGGCGACCCCTCCAAGGCCGTCGCGCTGGCCCAGCAGGCCATCAAGACCGACAAGGTCGCCAGCATGATCGGCCCGGCGTTCTCGGGTGAGTCGGCCCAGGTGGGCCCGGTGCTCGAGGAGGCGGCGATCCCCAGCATCACCGCCTCGGCGACCAACACCAAGCTCGCCGAGAACGGCTGGAAGTTCTGGCACCGCATTCTGCCGAACGACAGCGTCCAGGGTCCCGGCATCGCGGACTTCATCGCGGGCGCCGCCGCCGCGAAGAACGTCTTCGTGATCGACGACAAGTCGGAGTACGGCAAGCCCCTGGCCGACGCGGTCCGCACCCAGCTCACCAGCAAGGGCGCCAAGGTCACCGACGACTCGCTCGACCCGGCGGAGAGCGACTTCTCCTCGGTGGTCAACAAGGTCGCCGCGGCCAAGCCGGACGCGATCTTCTTCGGTGGTTACTACGCCGCGGCCGGCAACCTGCTCAAGCAGCTCCGCGACAAGGGTGTGAAGGACGCGAAGTTCTTCTCCGGTGACGGCTCGCTGGACAGGGGCCTGATCGACGGCGCGGGTGCTCCGAACGCCGAGGGCGCCCTCGTCGGCTGCCCGTGCTACATCGCCACGCCGGACGTCACCGACGCCAAGGTGAAGGGCTTCGCCGACGCCTACAAGGCCGCCTTCAGCGCCGACCCGTCGATCTACGCGGCCGAGGGCTACGACGCGGCGACGGTCTTCATCGAGGCCATCAAGGCCGGCAACACCACCCCCGACAAGATCAACACCTTCATCGGGACCGTTGACCTGGCCGGTGTCTCCAAGCAGGTGAAGTTCGGCCCCAACGGCGAGGTCGAGGCCAAGGACATTTACATGTACCAGGTCAAGGACGGCGCCATCACGCTGCTCGGCAAGGCCGCCGAGGCCAAGCTGGGCTAG
- a CDS encoding amino acid ABC transporter permease, producing the protein MTDQSTKTEPGPDGGIPVRTGLSPRKKQQISRAVQYVVLAAAVVFLLLRIEWGKLAENFAKPEVAAETLPDLFTVALKNTIIYSVGGFFFAFLLGLLFALMRMSSVRPYRWIAIAYIEIFRGLPALLIFLLILFLPLALPGFEVPGGTYGQGILGLTIVGSAYMAETLRAGLQAVPKGQMEAARSLGMSHARAMTTIVIPQAVRIVIPPTTNQFVSLLKDSSLVLFLGVSGEYVELTKFGNDMASTFANATPILVVGVTYLLVTIPLGYLASRLEKRQARGR; encoded by the coding sequence ATGACCGACCAGTCGACGAAGACCGAGCCCGGTCCTGACGGGGGCATCCCTGTCAGGACCGGGCTCAGCCCCCGCAAGAAACAGCAGATCAGCAGGGCTGTCCAGTACGTCGTGCTGGCGGCCGCGGTCGTCTTCCTCCTCCTGCGCATCGAGTGGGGCAAGCTCGCCGAGAACTTCGCCAAGCCCGAGGTCGCGGCCGAGACGCTGCCGGACCTGTTCACGGTCGCCCTGAAGAACACGATCATCTACTCGGTCGGCGGTTTCTTCTTCGCCTTCCTGCTCGGCCTGCTGTTCGCGCTGATGCGGATGTCCTCGGTACGGCCGTACCGGTGGATCGCGATCGCCTACATCGAGATCTTCCGTGGCCTGCCCGCCCTGCTGATCTTCCTGCTCATCCTGTTCCTGCCGCTGGCCCTGCCGGGCTTCGAGGTGCCCGGCGGCACCTACGGCCAGGGCATCCTGGGCCTGACCATCGTCGGCTCGGCCTACATGGCCGAGACGCTGCGCGCCGGACTCCAGGCGGTCCCCAAGGGGCAGATGGAGGCGGCGCGCTCGCTGGGCATGTCGCACGCGCGGGCCATGACGACCATCGTCATCCCGCAGGCGGTGCGCATCGTGATCCCGCCGACGACCAACCAGTTCGTGTCCCTGCTCAAGGACTCCTCGCTGGTGCTGTTCCTCGGCGTCTCCGGTGAGTACGTCGAGCTCACGAAGTTCGGCAACGACATGGCCTCGACCTTCGCCAACGCCACGCCGATCCTGGTGGTCGGCGTGACGTATCTTCTGGTCACCATTCCGCTGGGCTACCTCGCGTCCCGGCTGGAGAAGCGTCAGGCGAGGGGACGGTGA
- a CDS encoding branched-chain amino acid ABC transporter permease, with translation MNQKNSLAGIRHRLGQYGDTMHVRWLNTPGWQRWILYVALIVGALLLPSESIGGFMSPYTDWASILFFPIGTYVILAIGLNVVVGQAGLLDLGFVAFYAVGGYAMALIGTRLGWNFWLILVVGIGICALSGITLGGPTLRLRGDYLAIVTLGFGEIIRITARNTDAIGGPNGIRGIPHPPSIDELTIFGVDVYELLGVKIFKYGVLDPRPYYYLLVALAVVAIILVKRWEKSRVGRAWAAIREDEDAAEVMGVPTFRFKMLAFAIGASIGGAMGVLWASKVISLNPNDFQFLLSATILAAVVMGGAGNLPGVMLGAFVVAWLPERFRGLQEYRMLIFGAVLVALMIFRPEGLLPSRQRKAELKEGTGGMGSLGADVPGPESRGEEVASK, from the coding sequence ATGAACCAGAAGAATTCCCTGGCAGGCATCCGTCACCGGCTCGGTCAGTACGGCGACACCATGCACGTCCGCTGGCTGAACACGCCCGGCTGGCAGCGATGGATCCTCTACGTGGCTCTGATCGTCGGAGCCCTGCTGCTGCCGTCGGAGAGCATCGGCGGCTTCATGTCGCCCTACACCGACTGGGCGAGCATCCTGTTCTTCCCGATCGGCACCTATGTGATCCTGGCCATCGGCCTGAACGTGGTAGTCGGACAGGCGGGCCTGCTGGACCTCGGCTTCGTCGCCTTCTACGCCGTGGGCGGTTACGCGATGGCGTTGATCGGCACCAGGCTCGGCTGGAACTTCTGGCTGATCCTGGTGGTGGGCATCGGGATCTGCGCCCTGTCGGGCATCACTCTGGGCGGGCCGACGCTGCGGTTGCGCGGCGACTATCTGGCGATCGTCACGCTGGGCTTCGGTGAGATCATTCGTATCACCGCCCGCAACACCGACGCGATCGGCGGCCCCAACGGCATCCGCGGCATCCCGCACCCCCCGAGCATCGACGAGCTGACCATCTTCGGCGTCGACGTCTACGAGCTCCTCGGGGTGAAGATCTTCAAGTACGGCGTGCTGGACCCGCGGCCCTACTACTACCTGCTGGTCGCGCTGGCCGTCGTCGCGATCATCCTGGTCAAGCGCTGGGAGAAGAGCCGGGTCGGGCGCGCGTGGGCGGCGATCCGCGAGGACGAGGACGCGGCCGAGGTCATGGGCGTGCCGACGTTCCGGTTCAAGATGCTGGCGTTCGCCATCGGCGCCTCGATCGGCGGCGCGATGGGCGTGCTGTGGGCCTCCAAGGTCATCTCGCTCAACCCGAACGACTTCCAGTTCCTGCTGTCGGCGACGATCCTGGCCGCGGTGGTCATGGGTGGCGCGGGCAACCTGCCGGGCGTCATGCTGGGTGCGTTCGTGGTGGCGTGGCTGCCAGAGCGCTTCCGCGGCCTGCAGGAATACCGCATGCTGATCTTCGGCGCGGTGCTCGTGGCGCTGATGATCTTCCGGCCTGAGGGGTTGCTGCCGTCGCGTCAACGCAAGGCGGAGCTGAAAGAGGGAACAGGCGGGATGGGATCGCTCGGTGCCGATGTGCCCGGGCCGGAGTCGCGTGGTGAGGAGGTGGCCTCCAAGTGA
- a CDS encoding amino acid ABC transporter ATP-binding protein: MTPVNHAVEIRDLHKHFGKLEVLKGIDFAVDPGQVVCVIGPSGSGKSTLLRCVNLLEQPTSGRVVLEGIELTDRDVDIDAARRRVGMVFQQFNLFPHMTALQNVMVAQRRVLKRGRAEAERVARENLEKVGIADKCDAYPLQLSGGQQQRVAIARALAMNPALMLFDEPTSALDPELVGDVLTVMRKLAEEGMTMLVVTHEMAFARDVADRVVFMDGGVIVEDGPAAQVIGEPQHERTKSFLRRVLDPTHTDV, translated from the coding sequence GTGACTCCGGTGAACCACGCGGTCGAGATCCGTGACCTGCACAAGCACTTCGGCAAGCTCGAGGTGCTCAAGGGGATCGACTTCGCCGTCGACCCCGGCCAGGTGGTCTGCGTCATCGGCCCCTCGGGGTCGGGCAAGTCCACGCTGCTGCGCTGCGTGAACCTGCTGGAGCAGCCCACGTCCGGAAGGGTGGTCCTGGAGGGCATCGAGCTGACCGACCGCGACGTCGACATCGACGCCGCCCGCCGCCGGGTCGGCATGGTCTTCCAGCAGTTCAACCTGTTCCCCCACATGACTGCGCTGCAGAACGTCATGGTCGCCCAGCGGCGGGTGCTCAAGCGGGGCAGGGCGGAGGCCGAGAGGGTCGCCAGGGAGAACCTGGAGAAGGTCGGCATCGCCGACAAGTGCGACGCCTACCCGCTCCAGCTGTCCGGCGGCCAGCAGCAGCGCGTGGCCATCGCCAGGGCACTGGCGATGAACCCGGCGCTGATGCTCTTCGACGAGCCCACCTCGGCGCTCGACCCGGAGCTGGTCGGCGACGTGCTCACGGTCATGCGCAAGCTGGCCGAGGAGGGGATGACCATGCTCGTGGTGACCCACGAGATGGCCTTCGCCCGGGACGTGGCCGACCGGGTGGTGTTCATGGACGGCGGCGTGATCGTCGAGGACGGCCCGGCCGCCCAGGTGATCGGCGAGCCGCAGCACGAGCGCACCAAGTCCTTCCTGCGCCGCGTGCTCGACCCGACGCACACCGACGTCTAG
- a CDS encoding branched-chain amino acid ABC transporter permease, with protein sequence MLNDFVNQFWPATIDGLAFGSIYALIALGYTMVYGVLRLINFAHSEVFMIGTFGAMFVPFVLGINSALTGLALVGVIIAMILAGMLASAGTAIALEQIAYRPLRKRGASRLAALISAIGASIFLQELFALLVIPEVFNRPQQGRIQMGLPRLMERTELFSIFGHSVRVDQVLVIVAAIGMMIALDALVNRTKIGRGIRATAQNPEAAVLMGVDINKIVRMTFLIGGGMAGVAGALYLISYENTNYYIGFLFGIKAFTAAVLGGIGNLRGALVGGVVLGLVENYGAIFFGSDWKHVISFTILVLVLMFRPTGILGESLQQARA encoded by the coding sequence GTGCTCAATGACTTCGTCAATCAGTTCTGGCCGGCCACGATCGACGGCTTGGCCTTCGGATCGATCTACGCCCTGATCGCGCTCGGTTACACCATGGTGTACGGCGTGCTGCGGCTGATCAACTTTGCGCACTCCGAAGTGTTCATGATCGGAACCTTCGGGGCGATGTTCGTCCCCTTCGTGCTCGGCATCAACTCGGCGCTCACGGGTCTCGCCCTGGTGGGCGTGATCATCGCGATGATCCTGGCCGGCATGCTGGCCTCCGCGGGCACCGCGATCGCCCTGGAGCAGATCGCCTACCGGCCGCTGCGCAAGCGCGGGGCCTCCCGGCTCGCGGCTCTGATCTCCGCGATCGGCGCCTCGATCTTCCTGCAGGAGCTGTTCGCCCTGCTGGTGATCCCGGAGGTTTTCAACCGTCCGCAGCAGGGCCGTATCCAGATGGGCCTGCCCCGGCTGATGGAGCGGACCGAGCTTTTCTCGATCTTCGGTCATTCGGTCCGCGTCGACCAGGTGCTGGTGATCGTGGCGGCGATCGGCATGATGATCGCGCTCGACGCGCTCGTGAACCGCACGAAGATCGGCCGTGGTATCCGCGCCACCGCGCAGAACCCCGAGGCGGCGGTTCTGATGGGTGTCGACATCAACAAGATTGTCCGGATGACGTTCCTCATCGGTGGCGGTATGGCCGGAGTGGCCGGTGCGCTCTACCTGATCTCGTATGAGAACACGAACTACTACATCGGATTCCTCTTCGGTATCAAGGCGTTCACCGCGGCGGTCCTGGGCGGCATCGGCAACCTGCGGGGTGCGCTGGTCGGCGGGGTCGTGCTCGGCCTGGTGGAGAACTACGGAGCCATCTTCTTCGGCTCCGACTGGAAGCACGTGATCTCCTTCACCATCCTCGTCTTGGTCCTGATGTTCCGCCCCACCGGAATTCTCGGTGAATCACTCCAGCAGGCGCGCGCATGA
- a CDS encoding hotdog fold thioesterase — MTDPDEVARRTEEQLGVSHRDTLVQRMGIEITEATPARVVGRMPVEGNIQPYGLLHGGASCVLAETLGSTGAALHAGPGRIAVGVEINATHHRSATSGHVIGVATLIHGGRTLATYDIAITDEQGRRVCTSRLTCMLRDI, encoded by the coding sequence ATGACAGACCCCGACGAAGTGGCGCGCCGCACGGAGGAGCAACTCGGCGTCTCCCACAGGGACACGCTCGTCCAGCGGATGGGGATCGAGATCACCGAGGCCACCCCCGCGCGGGTGGTGGGCCGGATGCCGGTCGAGGGCAACATCCAGCCGTACGGCCTGCTGCACGGCGGCGCCTCGTGCGTGCTCGCCGAGACCCTCGGCTCGACCGGGGCGGCCCTGCACGCGGGCCCCGGACGCATCGCCGTCGGGGTCGAGATCAACGCCACCCACCACCGCTCGGCCACGTCCGGGCACGTCATCGGCGTGGCGACCCTGATCCACGGGGGGCGGACGCTCGCCACCTACGACATCGCGATCACCGACGAGCAGGGCCGGCGGGTGTGCACCTCACGCCTCACCTGCATGTTGCGTGACATCTGA
- a CDS encoding ABC transporter ATP-binding protein codes for MSAEVSAGAGQERSARSLLELQGVVMRFGGVTALKDVSFTINEGEIFALIGPNGAGKTTIFNVITGVYQPTEGQVRFEGEKISGVKRFKITKRGIARTFQNIRLFHNMTAIENVMVGADAHHRSGMVSVALGLPWHRKAEREGRALAMELLDFVGISHRADDHAKNLPYGDQRRLEIARALATQPKLLLLDEPAAGMNPAEKVALQQLIRDIRDAGRTILIIEHDMSLIMGISDRIAVLDFGQKIADGLPDEVRNDPRVVEAYLGAPADAS; via the coding sequence GTGAGCGCCGAGGTGAGCGCAGGGGCCGGCCAGGAGCGCAGTGCCCGCTCGCTGCTGGAGCTGCAGGGGGTCGTGATGCGCTTCGGCGGCGTCACGGCGCTGAAGGATGTCAGCTTCACCATCAACGAGGGGGAGATCTTCGCTCTCATCGGCCCGAACGGCGCCGGCAAGACCACGATCTTCAACGTGATCACCGGTGTCTACCAGCCGACGGAGGGGCAGGTCCGCTTCGAAGGCGAGAAGATCAGCGGCGTCAAACGCTTCAAGATCACCAAGCGGGGAATCGCCCGTACGTTCCAGAACATCCGGCTGTTCCACAACATGACGGCTATCGAGAACGTCATGGTGGGCGCGGACGCGCATCACCGCTCGGGCATGGTCAGCGTGGCGCTGGGGCTTCCCTGGCACCGCAAGGCCGAGCGTGAGGGCCGCGCGCTGGCGATGGAGCTGCTCGACTTCGTCGGCATCTCCCACCGCGCCGACGATCACGCGAAGAACCTGCCCTACGGTGACCAGCGCCGGCTGGAGATCGCCCGCGCGCTGGCGACCCAGCCGAAGCTGCTGCTGCTGGACGAGCCGGCCGCCGGTATGAACCCGGCGGAGAAGGTGGCGCTGCAGCAGTTGATCAGGGACATCCGGGACGCCGGCCGGACGATTCTGATCATCGAGCACGACATGAGCCTCATCATGGGCATCAGCGACCGCATCGCGGTGCTGGACTTCGGCCAGAAGATCGCCGACGGTCTGCCGGACGAGGTGCGGAACGACCCCCGGGTCGTCGAGGCGTATTTGGGGGCTCCCGCAGATGCTTCTTGA
- a CDS encoding ABC transporter substrate-binding protein, whose protein sequence is MGLSFVSRRALAVGAMVVAGALGLSACGGGETTGANTGDGASSNAPAAAGGPKLVSPGKLTTCTNLPYEPFQFKEGDKVVGFDVDIVDLAAKKLGLTQEIVDIDFAVIKSGAAMAAGKCDVAAAGMTITPERQANIDFSVPYFDATQALLAKKGAGVKTLEEIKAKNLKLGAQASTTGLDYVKKQGLNPKEFADSPKELLGLQSGQVDVIVQDLPVVLTWLKKPEIADKFELVGSLDTGEQYGVGLKKGADPVLLKAINDAITTAKSDGTYDQIFVKWFGKKPGELG, encoded by the coding sequence GTGGGCCTGAGTTTTGTTTCCCGTCGCGCGCTCGCAGTGGGCGCGATGGTCGTCGCCGGCGCGCTCGGCCTGTCCGCATGCGGCGGTGGTGAGACCACCGGTGCGAACACGGGTGACGGTGCCTCGTCGAACGCCCCCGCGGCCGCGGGTGGTCCCAAGCTGGTCTCCCCCGGCAAGCTGACCACCTGCACCAACCTTCCGTACGAGCCCTTCCAGTTCAAGGAGGGCGACAAGGTCGTCGGCTTCGACGTCGACATCGTCGACCTGGCGGCCAAGAAGCTCGGCCTGACGCAGGAGATCGTCGACATCGACTTCGCCGTCATCAAGAGCGGCGCGGCGATGGCCGCGGGCAAGTGCGACGTGGCCGCCGCGGGCATGACCATCACGCCGGAGCGCCAGGCGAACATCGACTTCTCCGTGCCCTACTTCGACGCCACGCAGGCGCTGCTGGCCAAGAAGGGCGCCGGCGTCAAGACGCTGGAGGAGATCAAGGCCAAGAACCTCAAGCTCGGGGCCCAGGCCTCGACCACCGGCCTCGACTATGTCAAGAAGCAGGGGCTCAACCCCAAGGAGTTCGCCGACTCTCCCAAGGAGCTCCTGGGCCTGCAGTCCGGCCAGGTCGACGTGATCGTCCAGGACCTGCCCGTCGTCCTGACCTGGCTCAAGAAGCCGGAGATCGCCGACAAGTTCGAGCTGGTCGGCAGCCTGGACACCGGCGAGCAGTACGGCGTCGGCCTGAAGAAGGGCGCCGACCCGGTCCTGCTCAAGGCCATCAACGACGCGATCACCACCGCCAAGTCGGACGGCACTTACGATCAGATCTTCGTGAAGTGGTTCGGCAAGAAGCCCGGCGAGCTCGGCTGA